The proteins below are encoded in one region of Thermococcus peptonophilus:
- a CDS encoding 30S ribosomal protein S24e, whose protein sequence is MEIKVTEIRENKLLGRKEIYFDVIHEGEPTPSREAVKGKLVAMLDLDPNTTVIQYIRSYFGSNVSKGYAKAYETRERMLYIEPEYILVRDGLVQKQEE, encoded by the coding sequence ATGGAGATTAAGGTTACCGAGATAAGGGAGAACAAACTCCTGGGAAGGAAGGAGATATACTTCGACGTGATACACGAGGGCGAGCCTACCCCGAGCAGGGAAGCGGTGAAGGGTAAGCTCGTCGCCATGCTCGACCTCGACCCGAACACGACCGTTATCCAGTACATCAGGAGTTACTTTGGAAGCAACGTCAGCAAGGGCTACGCCAAGGCCTATGAGACGAGGGAGAGGATGCTCTACATCGAGCCCGAGTACATCCTCGTTAGGGACGGCCTTGTCCAGAAGCAGGAGGAGTGA
- the bpsA gene encoding N(4)-bis(aminopropyl)spermidine synthase — translation MKEIIERVREKTTIPVYERTIENVLSAIQTSGDVWRVVDLSEEPLPLVVAIVTALYELGYVAFENNQVILTRKGKELVGKYGIGPRADYTCSHCQGRTVELDAFSELLEEFKEITKDRPEPVHQFDQAYVTPETTVARVALMHSRGDLENKEVFVLGDDDLTSVALMLSGLPKRIAVLDIDERLTKFIEKAADEIGYENIEIFTFDLRKPLPDYALHKFDTFITDPPETVHAIRSFVGRGIATLKGPGCAGYFGITRRESSLDKWREIQKVLLNEFGVVITDIIRNFNEYVNWGYVEETRAWRLLPIKVKPSYNWYKSYMFRIQTLEGSRGFEDEITVGDELYNDEEASTT, via the coding sequence ATGAAGGAGATAATTGAGAGGGTCAGGGAAAAGACGACCATTCCCGTTTACGAGAGGACGATAGAGAACGTTCTAAGTGCCATTCAGACCAGCGGTGACGTCTGGAGGGTTGTCGACCTCAGCGAGGAGCCGCTTCCTCTCGTCGTTGCCATTGTTACGGCCCTCTACGAGCTTGGTTATGTGGCCTTTGAGAACAACCAGGTCATCCTCACGAGGAAGGGCAAGGAGCTGGTTGGGAAGTATGGAATCGGCCCGAGGGCAGACTACACCTGCTCCCACTGCCAGGGAAGAACTGTTGAGCTCGATGCTTTCTCCGAGCTCCTCGAGGAGTTCAAGGAGATAACGAAGGACAGGCCTGAGCCTGTACACCAGTTCGACCAGGCTTACGTTACCCCGGAGACCACCGTTGCCAGAGTTGCCCTCATGCACAGCAGGGGTGACCTTGAGAACAAGGAGGTTTTTGTCCTAGGAGATGACGACCTCACAAGCGTCGCTCTGATGCTCAGCGGTCTCCCGAAGAGGATAGCCGTCCTCGACATAGATGAGAGGCTCACAAAGTTCATTGAGAAGGCTGCCGACGAGATAGGCTACGAGAACATCGAGATATTCACCTTCGACCTCAGGAAGCCGCTCCCTGACTACGCGCTCCACAAGTTCGACACCTTTATCACAGACCCGCCCGAGACCGTCCACGCAATCCGCTCGTTCGTCGGAAGGGGCATAGCGACCCTCAAGGGGCCTGGATGCGCTGGCTACTTCGGGATAACGAGGCGCGAGAGCTCCCTCGACAAGTGGAGGGAGATTCAAAAGGTTCTCCTCAACGAGTTTGGCGTCGTTATAACCGATATCATCAGGAACTTCAACGAGTACGTGAATTGGGGCTATGTCGAGGAGACGAGGGCCTGGAGACTGCTCCCGATAAAGGTCAAGCCGAGCTACAACTGGTACAAGAGTTACATGTTCAGAATTCAGACCCTTGAGGGCTCGAGAGGCTTCGAGGACGAGATAACCGTTGGGGACGAGCTATACAACGATGAGGAAGCATCAACTACCTGA
- a CDS encoding prenyltransferase/squalene oxidase repeat-containing protein produces MKKVLATILIVGFMLSLISSPLVVSAEIRPYVYEPTVPDTAFAIIALYKMGDYDKVLEGCEWLMAIRTPFDSWGYAYGEDHEAKYTAMAIMALIRGESIANGRYRDVINSAAYWLIYKQKADGSWNDYLDAAMAAIALRELLKSKYVEENMTGLEEQLREGLNRALGWLQVNEPENDVERIFRDIALGDKDDLEKLTVEGELKAYKAFALAYLGEKVSLEGNFFSPMAVAMALYATGNEKYREELLNMEHFGFWGKLHYRVLDLLDVSQITGFGELREIACPYLDKIPATEEWQKAVYAHYFVLCSKEPELPENYSALLPWQVAEVARIKALLGKPYNDAVGYLISTSNNGTWKDFYNTAYVVWVLKSLNVSYDYEKSLHYLSANLTWMLNEKNPKTGEPLYYSIPTYYFSQAAIVFSQFGMSKELNETLKVLRERQYPNGAFAYTHQSVTGITTTARVVWNLEIAGLTNTELYRKGVDFLRKVLYAEIPEVKPEMANTTFLMVKDGRYVGNTTGRVNPTGLDGYVAIYPSKNPLMIKAVAVEGFRAESPWRTGNTKYVVIVLVVGALFLAMYGIIWFENRRKK; encoded by the coding sequence GGACACAGCCTTCGCAATTATCGCCCTTTACAAGATGGGTGATTACGATAAGGTTCTTGAAGGGTGTGAATGGCTTATGGCCATTAGAACGCCCTTCGACTCCTGGGGCTACGCCTACGGCGAGGATCACGAGGCCAAATACACAGCCATGGCAATAATGGCACTCATCAGAGGGGAGAGCATAGCAAACGGCCGCTACAGAGACGTTATCAACAGCGCCGCCTATTGGCTCATATACAAGCAGAAGGCTGACGGCTCCTGGAACGACTACCTTGATGCCGCTATGGCCGCTATAGCCCTGAGGGAGCTCCTTAAGAGCAAATACGTTGAAGAGAACATGACTGGCCTCGAAGAACAGCTTCGGGAAGGCTTGAACAGAGCACTTGGCTGGCTTCAGGTTAATGAACCAGAAAACGACGTGGAGAGAATATTCCGGGACATTGCGCTTGGGGATAAAGATGACCTTGAGAAGCTTACTGTCGAGGGTGAATTGAAGGCCTACAAAGCCTTTGCACTCGCTTACCTTGGAGAAAAGGTCTCACTGGAAGGGAACTTCTTCTCGCCGATGGCCGTTGCGATGGCGCTTTATGCGACAGGAAATGAAAAGTACAGGGAAGAGCTCCTTAATATGGAGCATTTCGGCTTCTGGGGGAAGCTCCACTACCGCGTCCTCGATCTGCTCGACGTCTCTCAGATCACCGGCTTTGGAGAACTTAGGGAGATCGCCTGCCCGTATCTGGACAAGATTCCCGCCACTGAAGAGTGGCAGAAAGCGGTTTATGCCCACTACTTTGTCCTCTGCTCAAAAGAGCCGGAGCTCCCTGAGAACTACAGTGCTCTCCTCCCCTGGCAGGTGGCAGAAGTTGCGAGGATAAAGGCCCTTCTCGGGAAACCATACAACGACGCGGTTGGGTATCTCATCTCCACATCAAATAATGGAACCTGGAAGGACTTTTACAACACTGCCTACGTCGTCTGGGTGCTTAAGAGCCTCAACGTTTCCTACGACTACGAAAAGTCCCTCCACTATCTTTCGGCTAATCTCACGTGGATGCTGAACGAAAAGAATCCAAAGACAGGGGAGCCGCTTTACTACTCGATACCGACTTACTACTTCTCGCAGGCAGCCATCGTCTTCAGTCAGTTCGGTATGAGCAAAGAGCTAAATGAAACCCTCAAAGTCCTAAGGGAGCGGCAATATCCTAATGGCGCCTTCGCCTATACTCACCAGTCGGTGACGGGAATAACGACTACCGCTCGCGTTGTCTGGAACCTCGAGATAGCCGGCTTAACCAACACCGAGCTTTACAGAAAGGGCGTTGACTTTCTCAGGAAGGTGCTCTACGCCGAGATTCCAGAGGTAAAGCCAGAGATGGCCAACACGACGTTTCTCATGGTGAAGGACGGAAGATACGTCGGTAACACCACGGGGAGAGTGAATCCAACTGGACTTGATGGGTACGTGGCTATTTACCCCTCAAAGAATCCCTTAATGATAAAGGCTGTCGCCGTGGAGGGCTTCAGGGCGGAGAGTCCATGGAGAACGGGGAATACCAAATACGTTGTCATCGTGCTAGTGGTAGGCGCGCTGTTCCTGGCAATGTACGGCATCATATGGTTCGAGAACCGGCGGAAGAAGTGA
- a CDS encoding 30S ribosomal protein S27ae, which translates to MAKGKKRTSQKWKLYEVKGGKVIRKNKFCPRCGPGVFMANHKDRWSCGRCGYTEWKK; encoded by the coding sequence ATGGCCAAGGGTAAGAAGAGAACCAGCCAGAAGTGGAAGCTCTACGAGGTTAAGGGTGGTAAGGTCATAAGAAAGAACAAGTTCTGCCCGCGCTGTGGGCCGGGTGTCTTCATGGCCAACCACAAGGATCGCTGGTCCTGCGGAAGATGTGGTTACACCGAGTGGAAGAAGTGA
- a CDS encoding metal-sulfur cluster assembly factor — MVTKEDVEKVVKSIVDEKFIRSIEVDEKGNVTVTLAKDTPDIDNVLIKLHSEIGKLEGVGLITVNRERGIKEAPDNVQLTEEMILEKLKEVIDPEIGLDVVNLGLIYDLKVNPDNTVYVKMTMTTPGCPLTMWILRAVEDKILEIPGVKDAEIELTFDPPWTPDRISPEYKKKLGLY; from the coding sequence ATGGTCACGAAAGAAGATGTTGAGAAGGTAGTTAAGTCCATAGTTGATGAGAAGTTTATCCGCTCAATCGAGGTCGATGAGAAGGGGAACGTCACAGTCACGCTGGCAAAGGACACTCCCGATATTGACAACGTCCTGATAAAGCTCCACTCCGAGATTGGAAAGCTCGAGGGTGTCGGTTTGATCACCGTAAACCGCGAGAGGGGCATTAAAGAGGCCCCAGATAACGTCCAGCTTACCGAGGAAATGATCCTTGAGAAGCTCAAAGAGGTCATTGACCCTGAAATAGGGCTTGACGTTGTCAACCTGGGCCTTATCTACGACCTCAAGGTCAACCCGGACAACACAGTTTACGTTAAGATGACGATGACGACTCCCGGTTGCCCACTTACCATGTGGATTCTCAGGGCCGTTGAGGACAAGATACTGGAGATTCCAGGAGTTAAGGACGCGGAAATTGAACTTACCTTTGATCCGCCGTGGACTCCCGACAGGATAAGCCCAGAGTATAAAAAGAAGCTGGGTCTTTACTGA
- a CDS encoding ferredoxin: MAWKVTVDQDTCIGDAICASLCPDVFEMGDDGKAHPIVETTDLECAQEAAEACPVGAITLEEV; this comes from the coding sequence ATGGCGTGGAAGGTTACAGTTGACCAGGACACCTGCATTGGAGATGCCATCTGTGCAAGCCTCTGCCCGGACGTCTTTGAGATGGGCGACGACGGCAAGGCCCACCCGATAGTTGAGACCACCGACCTCGAGTGCGCCCAGGAGGCCGCCGAGGCCTGCCCGGTCGGCGCTATCACCCTCGAAGAGGTCTGA
- a CDS encoding nucleotidyltransferase domain-containing protein: MRKHQLPELIECIQRKIGRVPGLHSLILYGSLVRGDFVPGTSDIDFFVVLEDEADPDTVISRLSPVLEECSAPFNPVEVDIAWEWLSNLKDPLRLAIRTSSSRFIRPTSGKITSSSWAMRS, from the coding sequence ATGAGGAAGCATCAACTACCTGAGCTAATTGAGTGCATCCAGCGAAAAATCGGCCGGGTTCCCGGCCTCCACTCCCTCATTCTCTACGGCTCCCTCGTGAGGGGAGATTTTGTCCCTGGAACAAGCGACATTGACTTTTTCGTAGTTCTGGAAGACGAGGCTGATCCAGACACAGTCATCTCAAGATTAAGCCCTGTTCTCGAAGAGTGTTCGGCTCCGTTTAACCCAGTTGAGGTCGACATTGCCTGGGAATGGCTCTCAAACCTAAAAGATCCTCTCAGGTTGGCTATCCGTACAAGTTCCTCACGATTTATCAGACCGACTTCAGGGAAAATCACGTCGTCATCCTGGGCAATGAGGTCGTAG